A DNA window from Linepithema humile isolate Giens D197 chromosome 6, Lhum_UNIL_v1.0, whole genome shotgun sequence contains the following coding sequences:
- the LOC105677004 gene encoding aminopeptidase N-like — protein sequence MLLCKITFICAFALIAVDGAVQDSNDEQINYRLPNHTKPLAYNIKLNPYLGPNNFTFDGEIVYYINILNSTKTLSLHMKNLVINENAIILKTYIGFHYYIPTTYDYNNVTEILSIGFNEDLPIKYYILRLKFTGVLNDRPYGFYRSSYTDSAGNKILFAGTNFMATYARAAFPCWDEPALKATFTIAIKHHPNYTVVSNMPIFEKSEIDKSDGKIWTQFEESFNMSTYLVGFLVSDLRNISNSDGTINIWGRSNVISSASFAHEAAQKAAIELERYTNSSVQVSKIDHVALPGLSNKVMESWGLVTYREATILYDEVNNPIDALYRIATTMIYQSSHQWFGNIVSPSWWTNIWINGGLAEYFKYYIADKIYKDWRIIEFLATKTLNLMLIMDSFEHVRPLNFKPKTPGEIYAKASSQDTITDNRKASLLLRMLSHCLSDDVFHTGLIEYLNKYKYSVAEPEDLWAVLQNVLEKSAVSENKFKIQEVMDTWIKQKGYPLVTITKDLHTGKRIVTQEYFQPFEKMGIRKNSNDTSTANKWWVPINFATHTNPNFSSTLTTHWLSPEVKELVIDDVDPEDWIIVNIQQTGFYRVNYDIINWLKIADYLDSENYTKIHVLNRAQIVNDAIYLMFSNKLDPKIFMEVTKYLRREKDYVVWYTVFRILGDTIKFFAYNEGGDLLKPHIWGLMDNIVQTVGMQDRPNDDYFTKMARNAILEGACASDHPICLHAAHAQLIEYLKNPSLANRTSFHKKKWIFYNGVKRANESTWNQLLSLNTNHFESTLYCLGYSKNQTIIEKYLNMTITENSPIAKKNIYRVFYSVLDGDFPNVDVMINFTINHWDKLTTILDDPTDTLHDISWAVVSRKQIQKMKAFLSSLGMEIPHIIKYRERNVDLTEAKVNKIRSWLSIGLFPNEVK from the exons aTGCTGTTATGTAAAATTACTTTCATATGCGCCTTTGCGCTTATCGCAGTTGATGGTGCTGTTCAAGATTCAAACGATGagcaaataaattatcgaCTTCCTAATCACACAAAACCGCTGGCCTATAACATTAAGTTAAATCCATATCTCGGGCCAAACAACTTTACATTTGACGGTGAAATAGtatactatattaatattctgaataGTACGAAAACCCTCTCGTTACATATGAAGAACCTCGTAATAAATGAAAAcgcaattattctaaaaactTACATTGGATTTCATTACTACATTCCTACGACATACGATTACAACAATGTAACTGAAATTTTAAGCATTGGTTTCAACGAGGATTTGcccattaaatattatattttacgtcTAAAATTTACTGGTGTACTAAATGACAGGCCATACGGATTCTATAGAAGTTCTTATACCGATAGCGCgggaaataaaat ATTGTTTGCTGGGACAAATTTCATGGCAACTTACGCGCGCGCAGCTTTTCCCTGCTGGGACGAGCCGGCGTTAAAGGCTACTTTTACGATCGCTATCAAACACCATCCCAATTACACAGTCGTTTCGAACATGCCAATTTTTGAAAAGTCGGAAATTGACAAAAGTGATGGAAAAATATGGACGCAATTTGAAGAATCGTTTAACATGTCAACGTATCTAGTTGGTTTCCTAGTATCAGATCTCCGTAACATAAGCAATTCCGATGGAACTATCAATATCTGGGGTAGAAGCAACGTAATTTCCTCGGCAAGTTTCGCTCACGAAGCTGCCCAGAAAGCGGCGATCGAATTGGAACGATACACCAACAGTTCCGTTCAGGTATCCAAAATCGATCATGTTGCGCTTCCTGGTCTTTCCAATAAAGTCATGGAAAGTTGGGGGCTTGTCACTTATAG GGAAGCTACGATATTGTATGATGAAGTCAATAATCCAATCGACGCATTGTATAGAATTGCAACCACTATGATTTATCAGTCGAGCCATCAATGGTTCGGTAATATTGTTAGTCCATCCTGGTGGACTAATATATGGATAAACGGAGGACTtgctgaatattttaaatattacattgctgACAAG atATATAAAGATTGGCGAATTATAGAATTCTTAGCGACTAAAACGCTGAATTTAATGCTTATCATGGATAGTTTTGAACATGTGCGGCCTCTTAATTTTAAACCTAAAACCCCTGGAGAAATATATGCAAAAGCTTCTTCACAAGATACAATCACTGACAACCGCAaag CTTCTCTACTTCTACGGATGCTTTCACATTGCCTTTCCGATGACGTATTTCATACAGGACTTATTGAATATCTTAACAAGTA caaatataGCGTAGCCGAGCCTGAGGATTTATGGGCcgttttgcaaaatgttttggaGAAATCCGCGGTGTCTgagaataaattcaaaattcaagAAGTAATGGACACTTGGATAAAACAGAAGGGATATCCACTTGTAACAATAACTAAAGATCTACATACTGGAAAGAGAATAGTTAcacaagaatattttcaacCATTCGAAAAAATGGGTATACGTAAGAATAGCAATGACACAAGCACTGCAAATAAGTGGTGGGTTCCAATCAATTTTGCAACTCATACTAATCCAAATTTTTCATCAACTTTAACCACACACTGGCTGTCACCGGAAGTTAAAGAGCTTGTAATCGATGATGTCGATCCAGAAGACTGGATCATCGTTAACATTCAACAAACTG gtTTTTACCGCGTGAATTATGACATAATAAACTGGTTAAAAATTGCCGATTATCTGGATTccgaaaattatacaaaaattcacGTATTAAATCGTGCACAAATAGTTAATGACGCAATTTATCTCATGTTCTCGAATAAATTAGATCCCAAAATTTTCATGGAAGTTACGAAATATTTGCGACGTGAAAAAGATTACGTAGTGTGGTATACAGTATTTAGAATTTTGGGTGAcacaatcaaattttttgcttACAATGAAGGCGGCGATTTGCTTAAA CCGCACATCTGGGGCTTGATGGACAATATTGTACAGACTGTAGGTATGCAAGATCGCCCAAATGacgattattttacaaaaatggcGAGGAATGCAATTCTTGAAGGAGCATGTGCCTCTGATCATCCTATATGCTTACATGCAGCCCATGCTCAATTAATCGAGTATTTGAAAAATCCCTCGCTTGCAAAtag AACTTCATTTCACAAGAAAAAGTGGATATTCTATAACGGAGTAAAACGTGCAAATGAAAGTACTTGGAATCAACTGCTTTCCCTGAATACAAACCACTTTGAATCAACGTTATATTGCCTAGGATACTCCAAAAACCAAACtattattgagaaatatttaaatatgaccATAACAGAAAACTCGCCAAtcgcaaagaaaaatatatatcgggTTTTCTATTCCGTGCTGGATGGAGATTTTCCTAACGTCGATGTGATGATAAACTTTACAATAAATCACTGGGATAAACTCACTactat CCTTGATGACCCTACAGATACACTGCATGATATTAGTTGGGCTGTGGTTTCTAGAAAACAGATTCAGAag ATGAAAGCATTTCTAAGCAGCCTTGGAATGGAAATACCACACATCATAAAATATCGAGAGCGGAATGTAGATTTGACGGAAGCaaaagtgaataaaattcGCTCATGGTTAAGCATAGGATTATTTCCAAATGAAGTCAAATAA
- the LOC105677003 gene encoding aminopeptidase N-like, translating to MTVIKCLLGVTLLFVTSQSVHHEDNEVVEEYQENPYRLPKHVVPTHYNIKLIPHIVEGNFTFNGETSIDIEVHKMTNSIALHTVLLTIDESLTRLTGGNGNAVDNYIPRQHDYNNETNILTIQFEELLYPGTYTLYLKYVGVLIDYNGFYKSFYMINNDRNIVWVAATHFQPVTARQAFPCWDEPAIKATFKFSIKHYPNYVALSNMPSTRSNVDEVDGKVWTYFETTPIMSTNILGFVIANYDYISNLDGTIKIWGPKHLLQHAAYPLDIAEKATQELEKFTNSTTRMPKMDHIAIPVYTSRATENWGMIAYLDRVLLQDYNSSSIENKVYNTMTITHEIAHQWFGNLVSPAWWDYLWLSEGMATYLKFYITDKFLKEWRLMDWYVLHDILFLLRIDSNHFNKPININITSHLDVRKAYSPTHTYTKPSILLRMLSHFLREDVFQNGLIKYLQAHEYSSVTPDNLWKALQDALDESDVPHDDFNVKEVMDTWFSQAGYPIVTINRDYTTGEIKVTQEKFLVPTPNNTESNSTWWIPINFATQSNLNFSSTLASHWLKPKIESIMIEAVDINDWIIVNKHLTGFYRVNYDITNWKRIAIFLNSDDYVKIPVLNRLQIIDDAYYMIKTERLDPVTFLEIINYTWRETDPVIWKRLFEIISTLNDFLLQPEATVIFKPYLFNLMNKLLEYVSFDEQPNDDPLTIQVRNTFYRYTCVHGHPKCQTKATTKLLAYVNNPTVNTIPFNQEIIFCIALTKANESIWNQFLQASKETSSDHSYLGCSENIDINKKHLNSIIMKNVPSMRNIYYMLFDNMLVNLQNLDATIDYFINNFDEITVGTNGDNYILSRIISASVTEEQVKKIKALIESHNIDEYVSSDLIKKRKRISKVRENMSKILSAIGNNELSVTLYNTLNNSALQPNITNV from the exons ATGACAGTTATCAAGTGTTTATTAGGAGTAACTTTACTATTTGTCACAAGTCAGAGCGTTCATCATGAAGATAATGAAGTAGTGGAAGAATATCAAGAAAATCCATATCGCCTACCAAAACATGTTGTGCCCACTCATtacaacataaaattaataccgCATATCGTGGAAGGTAATTTCACCTTTAATGGCGAAACGAGTATTGACATCGAAGTGCACAAAATGACAAATTCCATCGCATTGCACACTGTGCTACTCACAATAGACGAATCATTAACAAGATTGACCGGCGGAAACGGAAACGCCGTAGATAATTATATTCCAAGACAGCATGATTACAACAATGAAACAAACATTTTGACTATACAATTTGAAGAGTTATTATATCCTGGAACTTACACACTATACCTTAAGTATGTGGGTGTACTCATAGATTATAATGGATTTTACAAGAGTTTCTACATGATAAACAATGATAGAAACATAGt ATGGGTAGCAGCTACGCATTTCCAACCTGTCACTGCGCGACAAGCGTTTCCGTGCTGGGACGAACCCGCCATAAAAGCAACCttcaaattttctataaagcaTTATCCTAATTATGTAGCATTATCAAATATGCCATCCACGCGATCGAATGTCGATGAGGTCGATGGAAAAGTATGGACATACTTCGAGACAACACCTATCATGTCGACAAATATACTGGGTTTCGTGATCGCCAATTATGATTATATCTCAAATTTAGATGGTACCATCAAAATATGGGGCCCAAAGCACCTTCTTCAACACGCTGCGTATCCTTTAGATATTGCCGAGAAGGCAACGCAAGAGCTCGAAAAATTTACTAACAGCACCACTCGAATGCCAAAGATGGATCACATCGCCATTCCCGTATATACAAGCCGAGCCACTGAAAACTGGGGCATGATCGCTTACTT AGACCGTGTACTTCTTCAAGATTATAACTCGTCTTCAATCGAAAACAAAGTGTATAACACCATGACAATCACGCACGAGATAGCGCATCAATGGTTTGGAAATCTAGTTAGTCCGGCTTGGTGGGATTATCTTTGGTTGAGCGAAGGCATGGCAACctatttaaaattctacattACTGACAAG TTTCTCAAAGAATGGCGATTAATGGACTGGTATGTGTTGCATGATATACTATTCTTGCTTCGCATAGATTCTAATCATTTCAACAAGCcgattaacataaatataactaGTCATTTAGACGTTCGGAAAGCATATTCACCTACTCATACATATACGAAac cTAGTATCTTATTACGAATGTTGTCGCATTTCTTGAGGGAAGATGTGTTCCAAAACGGTTTAATAAAATACCTTCAAGCGCA tGAATACAGTAGTGTCACACCAGACAATTTATGGAAAGCATTACAAGACGCTCTCGATGAATCAGACGTACCACATGatgattttaatgtaaaagaaGTAATGGATACTTGGTTTAGTCAAGCAGGTTATCCTATTGTAACGATCAATCGAGATTATACTACAGGTGAGATCAAGGTTACGCAAGAAAAATTTCTAGTTCCAACGCCTAATAATACCGAGAGCAATAGCACATGGTGGATTCCAATAAACTTTGCAACACAAagcaatttgaatttttcgtCAACGTTAGCCAGTCACTGGCTAAAGCCAAAGATCGAGAGTATAATGATCGAAGCAGTAGACATTAACGACTGGATTATTGTAAACAAACACTTAACag GTTTTTATCGCGTAAATTACGATATAACCAATTGGAAGCGAAttgctatttttcttaattctgACGATTACGTCAAGATTCCAGTTCTGAATCGTCTCCAAATTATCGACGATGCTTACTATATGATAAAGACCGAACGCCTCGACCCTGTAACTTTTCTAgaaattatcaattacacGTGGCGAGAAACTGATCCTGTTATATGGAAGCGATTATTCGAGATTATTAGTACGTTAAATGACTTTTTGCTGCAGCCTGAAGCAACTGTAATCTTTAAG ccATATTTATTCAACTTGATGAATAAACTACTTGAATATGTGAGTTTCGATGAGCAACCTAATGACGATCCCTTAACTATACAAGTTAGGAACACCTTCTATCGCTATACTTGTGTACATGGGCATCCAAAATGTCAAACAAAAGCTACCACTAAATTACTTGCATATGTGAACAACCCAACTGTAAATAC AATTCCATTCAatcaagaaattatattttgcatcgCTTTGACGAAGGCTAATGAGTCTATTTGGAATCAATTCCTGCAGGCATCTAAAGAAACTTCAAGCGATCACTCTTACCTTGGTTGCTCGGAAAATATTGACATtaacaaaaaacatttaaattctatcataatgaaaaatgtaccatctatgagaaatatttattacatgttatttGACAATATGCTTGTTAATCTGCAAAATTTAGATGCAACAATtgactattttattaataattttgacgaGATTACCGTAGG taCTAATGGTGATAATTATATCCTTAGCCGCATTATTTCAGCGTCTGTCACAGAAGAACAAGTCAAAAAG aTAAAAGCACTTATCGAATCACATAATATTGATGAGTATGTAAGTTCTGATTTAatcaagaaaagaaagagaataagCAAAGTCAGAGAAAATATGTCGAAAATTCTTAGCGCTATCGGAAACAATGAATTATCTGTCACATTGtacaatacattaaataatagtGCATTACAACCAAATATAACCAATGTTTag